From Solanum lycopersicum chromosome 8, SLM_r2.1, the proteins below share one genomic window:
- the LOC101251710 gene encoding poly [ADP-ribose] polymerase 2-like isoform X1, whose translation MATITKLKVDELRKELLSRGLDTTGTKPILVKRLEEAIEVDEEENKKKLNGDNKKRSRIDSDSIGSGKMYDVEEYKKMSVKELREVATSRGILSSGSKKELVERLCAAADLRKNDSKDDLGAVGDEGEAEKLVRTTKKGAAVLDQYLSDDIKERQHVLQQEKRLEEAIEEEEEENKKKLNGDKKRSRVDSDSIGSGKINAVEEYKKMSVKELRDVATSRGISSTGSKKELVERLCAVADSQKNDSKDDLGVGDEREIEKLVTATKKGAAVLDQYLSDDIKERYHVLQQGNDIYDATLNQTNVGNNNNKFYIIQVLENDSGGNFLVYTRWGRVGAKGGTKISGPYTSAYDATAEFESKFYDKTKNDWSNRKDFFCQPKHYTWLEMDYAETGKDSSVQGQSNPVHKSQPRETKLEAPIAKFISLICDINMMRQQMMEIGYNANKLPLGKLSKTTILKGYDVLKNIADVIGQSNRLLLEDLSSQFYTVIPHDFGFKKMREFVIDTPQKLKRKIEMVEALAEIEVATKLLEDNTDIQEDPLYYQYEQLRCKLVPVEVGSQEFLMIESYMKNTHAKTHSGYAVDIVQVFRASRDGETERFQKFSDTSNRMLLWHGSRLTNWAGILSQGLRIAPPEAPSTGYMFGKGVYFADMFSKSANYCYASSAAKNGVLLLCEVALGEMNELLSANYDADKLPWGKLSTKGVGATAPDPKASQILEDGVIVPLGNPKNQRKQGSLLYNEFIVYNVEQIRMRYVIQVEFNYGV comes from the exons ATGGCAACCATTACCAAGCTTAAAGTCGACGAACTTCGCAAGGAGCTCTTAAGTCGCGGTCTTGATACCACAGGAACCAAACCTATACTG GTTAAGAGGTTGGAAGAGGCGATTGAGGTGGACGAGgaggaaaataagaagaaattgaATGGTGATAATAAGAAAAGGTCGAGGATTGATTCTGACTCAATTGGGTCAGGGAAAATGTATGATGTGGAGGAGTATAAGAAAATGAGTGTTAAGGAGTTAAGGGAGGTAGCTACTTCTCGTGGGATTTTAAGTTCTGGGTCGAAGAAAGAACTTGTTGAGAGGCTTTGTGCTGCTGCTGATTTACGGAAAAATGACTCAAAAGATGATCTTGGAG CAGTTGGAGATGAAGGCGAGGCAGAGAAATTGGTCAGAACAACAAAGAAAGGTGCAGCTGTATTGGATCAATATCTATCAGATGACATCAAAGAACGGCAGCATGTCCTGCAACAA GAAAAGAGGTTAGAGGAGGCTattgaggaggaggaggaggaaaaCAAGAAGAAATTGAATGGTGATAAGAAAAGATCAAGGGTTGATTCTGACTCAATTGGGTCAGGGAAAATAAATGCTGTGGAGGAGTATAAGAAAATGAGTGTTAAGGAGTTAAGGGACGTAGCCACTTCTCGTGGTATTTCAAGTACTGGGTCGAAGAAAGAACTTGTTGAGAGGCTTTGTGCTGTTGCTGATTCACAGAAAAATGACTCGAAAGATGATCTTGGAG TTGGAGATGAACGCGAGATAGAGAAATTGGTCACAGCAACAAAGAAGGGTGCAGCTGTTTTGGATCAATACCTGTCAGATGACATCAAAGAACGGTACCATGTCCTGCAACAA GGCAATGATATTTATGATGCCACATTGAACCAAACAAATGTCGGGAACAACAATAACAAGTTTTATATCATTCAAGTTCTAG AGAATGATAGTGGTGGGAATTTCCTTGTTTACACTAGATGGGGTAGAGTTGGTGCAAAGGGTGGAACAAAGATTAGTGGTCCCTACACGTCTGCCTATGATGCCACAGCTGAGTTTGAGAGTAAATTCTATGATAAGACTAAGAACGATTGGTCTAACCGCAAAGATTTCTTTTGTCAACCAAAGCATTATACTTGGTTGGAAATGGACTATGCTGAAACTGGGAAAGACTCCTCA GTCCAAGGACAGTCCAACCCAGTACATAAAAGTCAACCCCGTGAAACTAAGCTGGAGGCCCCGATTGCAAAGTTCATATCTCTTATTTGCGACATCAATATGATGAGGCAGCAAATGATGGAAATAG GATACAATGCTAACAAGTTGCCACTCGGTAAATTGAGCAAGACAACTATTTTAAAG GGCTATGATGTCTTGAAAAATATTGCTGATGTAATTGGCCAGTCCAACAGACTTCTGCTTGAAGATTTGAGTAG TCAATTCTATACAGTCATTCCTCATGATTTTGGATTCAAGAAGATGC GTGAATTTGTCATCGACACCCCTCAGAAGTTAAAACGCAAAATTGAAATG GTCGAAGCTCTTGCTGAAATTGAAGTTGCAACTAAGTTATTGGAGGATAACACAGATATACAG GAGGATCCCTTGTATTACCAATATGAACAACTTCGCTGCAAACTTGTTCCAGTTGAAGTTGGTTCCCAAGAGTTTCTCATG ATTGAGAGTTACATGAAGAATACCCATGCAAAAACACATTCTGGTTATGCTGTTGATATTGTTCAAGTATTTAGGGCATCAAGAGATGGTGAAACTGAAAGATTCCAGAAG TTCTCCGATACGAGTAATAGGATGCTTTTATGGCATGGTTCTCGCCTCACAAACTGGGCTGGCATTCTTTCACAGG GTTTACGAATTGCTCCTCCAGAAGCACCTTCAACAGGGTACATGTTTGGGAAAGGTGTTTATTTTGCTGATATGTTCTCCAAAAGTGCAAATTACTGCTATGCTTCCTCTGCTGCTAAGAATGGTGTCCTTCTATTGTGCGAG GTTGCTCTTGGTGAAATGAATGAGCTGCTGTCAGCAAACTACGATGCTGATAAGTTGCCTTGGGGAAAGCTAAG CACCAAAGGAGTCGGTGCCACGGCCCCAGATCCTAAAGCATCTCAAATACTTGAAGATGGTGTCATTGTTCCTTTGGGAAATCCAAAGAATCAACGAAAGCAG GGTAGTTTATTGTATAATGAATTCATAGTTTACAACGTGGAACAAATAAGAATGCGTTATGTTATCCAGGTTGAGTTCAATTACGGAGTATAA
- the LOC101252016 gene encoding poly [ADP-ribose] polymerase 2 isoform X2 translates to MSTITNFNVDEFDSMNVVEEYKKISVNDPVNFYTWSKKKFVDRLCAVANLQIDDHLPVGDEGKTEKLVTATKKGAAVLDQYLSDEIKALYHVLHQGNDIYEATLNQTNVENNDNEFYIIQVLGLYEPLKQIQGQSILVPRSRPRETKLEAPIAKFISLICDINMMRQQMMEIGYNANKLPLGKLSKKTILKGYDVLKNIADVIGQFNRTLLEDLSSQFYTVIPHDFGFQKMCEFVIDTLPKLKRKIEMVKALAEIEVTTKLSEDNTDIQEDPLFYQYEQLGCKLVPVEVGSQEYLMIENYMKNTHAKIHSGYAVDIVQVFRASRNGENERFQKFSDTSNRMLLWHGSRLTNWAGILSQGLRIAPPEAPSTGYMFGKGVYFADMFSESAIYCYASSAAKNGVLLLCEVALGDMNELLSANSDADKLPLGKLSTKAVGAMAPDFKEAQILEDGVIVPLGNPKERPKHEGNLLHNEYIVYNVEQLRMRYVIQVEFNYEI, encoded by the exons ATGTCCACCATTACCAATTTTAATGTCGATGAATTTGACTCAATGAATGTTGTGGAGGAGTATAAGAAGATAAGTGTTAATGATCCGGTGAACTTTTATACTTggtcgaagaaaaaatttgttgACAGGCTTTGTGCTGTTGCTAATTTACAGATTGACGATCATCTACCAG TTGGAGATGAAGGCAAGACAGAGAAATTGGTCACAGCAACAAAGAAGGGTGCAGCTGTTTTGGATCAATATCTGTCAGATGAAATCAAGGCATTATACCATGTCCTGCATCAA GGAAATGATATTTATGAGGCCACATTGAACCAAACAAATGTTGAGAACAACGATAACGAATTTTATATCATTCAAGTTCTAG GGCTTTATGAACCACTTAAACAGATCCAAGGACAGTCCATTCTAGTACCAAGAAGTCGACCTCGTGAGACTAAGCTGGAGGCCCCGATTGCAAAGTTCATATCTCTTATTTGTGACATCAATATGATGAGGCAGCAAATGATGGAAATAG GGTACAATGCTAACAAGTTGCCACTCGGTAAATTGAGCAAGAAAACTATTTTAAAG GGCTATGATGTCTTGAAAAATATTGCTGATGTTATAGGCCAGTTCAACAGGACACTGCTTGAAGATTTGAGCAG TCAATTCTATACAGTCATTCCTCATGATTTTGGATTCCAGAAGATGT GTGAATTTGTCATTGACACCCTTCCAAAGTTAAAACGCAAAATTGAAATG GTCAAAGCTCTTGCTGAAATTGAAGTCACAACTAAGTTATCGGAGGATAACACAGATATACAG GAGGATCCCTTGTTTTATCAATATGAACAACTTGGTTGCAAACTTGTTCCAGTTGAAGTCGGTTCCCAGGAATATCTCATG ATTGAGAATTACATGAAGAATACCCATGCAAAAATACATTCTGGTTATGCTGTCGATATTGTTCAAGTATTTAGGGCATCAAGAAATGGTGAAAATGAAAGATTTCAGAAG TTCTCTGATACGAGTAATAGGATGCTTTTATGGCACGGTTCTCGGCTGACAAACTGGGCTGGCATTCTTTCACAGG GTTTAAGAATTGCTCCTCCAGAAGCACCTTCGACAGGGTACATGTTTGGGAAAGGTGTTTACTTTGCTGATATGTTCTCCGAGAGTGCAATTTATTGCTATGCCTCATCGGCTGCTAAGAATGGTGTGCTTTTGTTGTGCGAG GTTGCTCTCGGCGACATGAATGAGCTATTGTCAGCCAACTCCGATGCTGATAAGTTGCCTTTGGGAAAGCTAAG CACAAAAGCAGTCGGTGCCATGGCCCCAGATTTTAAAGAAGCTCAAATACTTGAAGATGGTGTCATCGTTCCTCTGGGAAATCCAAAGGAGCGACCAAAACACGAG GGTAATTTGTTGCATAATGAGTACATTGTTTACAATGTGGAACAATTAAGGATGCGCTATGTTATCCAGGTTGAGTtcaattatgaaatataa
- the LOC101251710 gene encoding poly [ADP-ribose] polymerase 2-like isoform X2 — protein sequence MATITKLKVDELRKELLSRGLDTTGTKPILVKRLEEAIEVDEEENKKKLNGDNKKRSRIDSDSIGSGKMYDVEEYKKMSVKELREVATSRGILSSGSKKELVERLCAAADLRKNDSKDDLGVGDEGEAEKLVRTTKKGAAVLDQYLSDDIKERQHVLQQEKRLEEAIEEEEEENKKKLNGDKKRSRVDSDSIGSGKINAVEEYKKMSVKELRDVATSRGISSTGSKKELVERLCAVADSQKNDSKDDLGVGDEREIEKLVTATKKGAAVLDQYLSDDIKERYHVLQQGNDIYDATLNQTNVGNNNNKFYIIQVLENDSGGNFLVYTRWGRVGAKGGTKISGPYTSAYDATAEFESKFYDKTKNDWSNRKDFFCQPKHYTWLEMDYAETGKDSSVQGQSNPVHKSQPRETKLEAPIAKFISLICDINMMRQQMMEIGYNANKLPLGKLSKTTILKGYDVLKNIADVIGQSNRLLLEDLSSQFYTVIPHDFGFKKMREFVIDTPQKLKRKIEMVEALAEIEVATKLLEDNTDIQEDPLYYQYEQLRCKLVPVEVGSQEFLMIESYMKNTHAKTHSGYAVDIVQVFRASRDGETERFQKFSDTSNRMLLWHGSRLTNWAGILSQGLRIAPPEAPSTGYMFGKGVYFADMFSKSANYCYASSAAKNGVLLLCEVALGEMNELLSANYDADKLPWGKLSTKGVGATAPDPKASQILEDGVIVPLGNPKNQRKQGSLLYNEFIVYNVEQIRMRYVIQVEFNYGV from the exons ATGGCAACCATTACCAAGCTTAAAGTCGACGAACTTCGCAAGGAGCTCTTAAGTCGCGGTCTTGATACCACAGGAACCAAACCTATACTG GTTAAGAGGTTGGAAGAGGCGATTGAGGTGGACGAGgaggaaaataagaagaaattgaATGGTGATAATAAGAAAAGGTCGAGGATTGATTCTGACTCAATTGGGTCAGGGAAAATGTATGATGTGGAGGAGTATAAGAAAATGAGTGTTAAGGAGTTAAGGGAGGTAGCTACTTCTCGTGGGATTTTAAGTTCTGGGTCGAAGAAAGAACTTGTTGAGAGGCTTTGTGCTGCTGCTGATTTACGGAAAAATGACTCAAAAGATGATCTTGGAG TTGGAGATGAAGGCGAGGCAGAGAAATTGGTCAGAACAACAAAGAAAGGTGCAGCTGTATTGGATCAATATCTATCAGATGACATCAAAGAACGGCAGCATGTCCTGCAACAA GAAAAGAGGTTAGAGGAGGCTattgaggaggaggaggaggaaaaCAAGAAGAAATTGAATGGTGATAAGAAAAGATCAAGGGTTGATTCTGACTCAATTGGGTCAGGGAAAATAAATGCTGTGGAGGAGTATAAGAAAATGAGTGTTAAGGAGTTAAGGGACGTAGCCACTTCTCGTGGTATTTCAAGTACTGGGTCGAAGAAAGAACTTGTTGAGAGGCTTTGTGCTGTTGCTGATTCACAGAAAAATGACTCGAAAGATGATCTTGGAG TTGGAGATGAACGCGAGATAGAGAAATTGGTCACAGCAACAAAGAAGGGTGCAGCTGTTTTGGATCAATACCTGTCAGATGACATCAAAGAACGGTACCATGTCCTGCAACAA GGCAATGATATTTATGATGCCACATTGAACCAAACAAATGTCGGGAACAACAATAACAAGTTTTATATCATTCAAGTTCTAG AGAATGATAGTGGTGGGAATTTCCTTGTTTACACTAGATGGGGTAGAGTTGGTGCAAAGGGTGGAACAAAGATTAGTGGTCCCTACACGTCTGCCTATGATGCCACAGCTGAGTTTGAGAGTAAATTCTATGATAAGACTAAGAACGATTGGTCTAACCGCAAAGATTTCTTTTGTCAACCAAAGCATTATACTTGGTTGGAAATGGACTATGCTGAAACTGGGAAAGACTCCTCA GTCCAAGGACAGTCCAACCCAGTACATAAAAGTCAACCCCGTGAAACTAAGCTGGAGGCCCCGATTGCAAAGTTCATATCTCTTATTTGCGACATCAATATGATGAGGCAGCAAATGATGGAAATAG GATACAATGCTAACAAGTTGCCACTCGGTAAATTGAGCAAGACAACTATTTTAAAG GGCTATGATGTCTTGAAAAATATTGCTGATGTAATTGGCCAGTCCAACAGACTTCTGCTTGAAGATTTGAGTAG TCAATTCTATACAGTCATTCCTCATGATTTTGGATTCAAGAAGATGC GTGAATTTGTCATCGACACCCCTCAGAAGTTAAAACGCAAAATTGAAATG GTCGAAGCTCTTGCTGAAATTGAAGTTGCAACTAAGTTATTGGAGGATAACACAGATATACAG GAGGATCCCTTGTATTACCAATATGAACAACTTCGCTGCAAACTTGTTCCAGTTGAAGTTGGTTCCCAAGAGTTTCTCATG ATTGAGAGTTACATGAAGAATACCCATGCAAAAACACATTCTGGTTATGCTGTTGATATTGTTCAAGTATTTAGGGCATCAAGAGATGGTGAAACTGAAAGATTCCAGAAG TTCTCCGATACGAGTAATAGGATGCTTTTATGGCATGGTTCTCGCCTCACAAACTGGGCTGGCATTCTTTCACAGG GTTTACGAATTGCTCCTCCAGAAGCACCTTCAACAGGGTACATGTTTGGGAAAGGTGTTTATTTTGCTGATATGTTCTCCAAAAGTGCAAATTACTGCTATGCTTCCTCTGCTGCTAAGAATGGTGTCCTTCTATTGTGCGAG GTTGCTCTTGGTGAAATGAATGAGCTGCTGTCAGCAAACTACGATGCTGATAAGTTGCCTTGGGGAAAGCTAAG CACCAAAGGAGTCGGTGCCACGGCCCCAGATCCTAAAGCATCTCAAATACTTGAAGATGGTGTCATTGTTCCTTTGGGAAATCCAAAGAATCAACGAAAGCAG GGTAGTTTATTGTATAATGAATTCATAGTTTACAACGTGGAACAAATAAGAATGCGTTATGTTATCCAGGTTGAGTTCAATTACGGAGTATAA
- the LOC101266250 gene encoding late embryogenis abundant protein 2-like, translated as MALSFSNVKLFSNRFTLLVTRKGYAVAASGGGTRGGSELSNMMMMKLKGGDEDQSPPKSPWVPHPVTGYYRPENQADMIDPVELRQMLLKNKFKGH; from the exons ATGGCTCTCTCTTTTTCCAACGTTAAGCTATTTTCCAATCGATTCACTCTTCTTGTAACCAG GAAGGGATATGCGGTGGCAGCGTCAGGCGGAGGAACAAGAGGAGGAAGTGAGTTGAGCaacatgatgatgatgaagttgAAAGGAGGAGATGAAGATCAATCACCACCCAAATCACCATGGGTACCTCACCCCGTCACCGGTTATTATCGACCGGAAAATCAAGCAGATATGATTGACCCCGTTGAGCTCCGGCAAATGCTTTTGAAGAACAAGTTCAAAGGACactaa
- the LOC101252016 gene encoding poly [ADP-ribose] polymerase 2 isoform X1: MSTITNFNVDEFDSMNVVEEYKKISVNDPVNFYTWSKKKFVDRLCAVANLQIDDHLPVGDEGKTEKLVTATKKGAAVLDQYLSDEIKALYHVLHQGNDIYEATLNQTNVENNDNEFYIIQVLENDCGGNFLLYTRWGRVGEKGETKISGPYTYAGDATSEFERKFYEKTKNCWSNRKDFFCQPKQYAWLEMDYDENGEYSSIQGQSILVPRSRPRETKLEAPIAKFISLICDINMMRQQMMEIGYNANKLPLGKLSKKTILKGYDVLKNIADVIGQFNRTLLEDLSSQFYTVIPHDFGFQKMCEFVIDTLPKLKRKIEMVKALAEIEVTTKLSEDNTDIQEDPLFYQYEQLGCKLVPVEVGSQEYLMIENYMKNTHAKIHSGYAVDIVQVFRASRNGENERFQKFSDTSNRMLLWHGSRLTNWAGILSQGLRIAPPEAPSTGYMFGKGVYFADMFSESAIYCYASSAAKNGVLLLCEVALGDMNELLSANSDADKLPLGKLSTKAVGAMAPDFKEAQILEDGVIVPLGNPKERPKHEGNLLHNEYIVYNVEQLRMRYVIQVEFNYEI, translated from the exons ATGTCCACCATTACCAATTTTAATGTCGATGAATTTGACTCAATGAATGTTGTGGAGGAGTATAAGAAGATAAGTGTTAATGATCCGGTGAACTTTTATACTTggtcgaagaaaaaatttgttgACAGGCTTTGTGCTGTTGCTAATTTACAGATTGACGATCATCTACCAG TTGGAGATGAAGGCAAGACAGAGAAATTGGTCACAGCAACAAAGAAGGGTGCAGCTGTTTTGGATCAATATCTGTCAGATGAAATCAAGGCATTATACCATGTCCTGCATCAA GGAAATGATATTTATGAGGCCACATTGAACCAAACAAATGTTGAGAACAACGATAACGAATTTTATATCATTCAAGTTCTAG AGAATGATTGTGGTGGGAATTTCCTTCTTTACACTAGATGGGGTAGAGTTGGTGAAAAGGGAGAAACGAAGATCAGTGGTCCCTATACGTATGCCGGTGATGCCACATCTGAGTTTGAGCGTAAATTCTATGAGAAGACCAAGAACTGTTGGTCTAACCGCaaagattttttttgtcaaCCAAAGCAATATGCTTGGTTGGAAATGGACTATGATGAAAATGGGGAATACTCATCA ATCCAAGGACAGTCCATTCTAGTACCAAGAAGTCGACCTCGTGAGACTAAGCTGGAGGCCCCGATTGCAAAGTTCATATCTCTTATTTGTGACATCAATATGATGAGGCAGCAAATGATGGAAATAG GGTACAATGCTAACAAGTTGCCACTCGGTAAATTGAGCAAGAAAACTATTTTAAAG GGCTATGATGTCTTGAAAAATATTGCTGATGTTATAGGCCAGTTCAACAGGACACTGCTTGAAGATTTGAGCAG TCAATTCTATACAGTCATTCCTCATGATTTTGGATTCCAGAAGATGT GTGAATTTGTCATTGACACCCTTCCAAAGTTAAAACGCAAAATTGAAATG GTCAAAGCTCTTGCTGAAATTGAAGTCACAACTAAGTTATCGGAGGATAACACAGATATACAG GAGGATCCCTTGTTTTATCAATATGAACAACTTGGTTGCAAACTTGTTCCAGTTGAAGTCGGTTCCCAGGAATATCTCATG ATTGAGAATTACATGAAGAATACCCATGCAAAAATACATTCTGGTTATGCTGTCGATATTGTTCAAGTATTTAGGGCATCAAGAAATGGTGAAAATGAAAGATTTCAGAAG TTCTCTGATACGAGTAATAGGATGCTTTTATGGCACGGTTCTCGGCTGACAAACTGGGCTGGCATTCTTTCACAGG GTTTAAGAATTGCTCCTCCAGAAGCACCTTCGACAGGGTACATGTTTGGGAAAGGTGTTTACTTTGCTGATATGTTCTCCGAGAGTGCAATTTATTGCTATGCCTCATCGGCTGCTAAGAATGGTGTGCTTTTGTTGTGCGAG GTTGCTCTCGGCGACATGAATGAGCTATTGTCAGCCAACTCCGATGCTGATAAGTTGCCTTTGGGAAAGCTAAG CACAAAAGCAGTCGGTGCCATGGCCCCAGATTTTAAAGAAGCTCAAATACTTGAAGATGGTGTCATCGTTCCTCTGGGAAATCCAAAGGAGCGACCAAAACACGAG GGTAATTTGTTGCATAATGAGTACATTGTTTACAATGTGGAACAATTAAGGATGCGCTATGTTATCCAGGTTGAGTtcaattatgaaatataa